The genomic interval ACTTCTCCGCTGAGGGTCTCCCCACTTGCCACCGTCTCTCTTCACACACCAGCTGttcctccctcctgcttcctctcccacaGTGCGGGCCTGGGCtttcccacccctgctccccggcgggggggggtgggggggcccacgcagtttggtttcatttcccCCAATCCCTGTATCACCCACGTATGTTCCAGTGAGAGTCTGGGCTCCTTGCTTTTCttgatactgtttttattattaaaacccctagttcttgtttttgcttctttcaaTGAAGAACGTGTCTTCATTGGTCCCGTCTGCAGAGGCCTGCGACAGGGTCACACGGTGTTGGAGGAAGTGGGTTTGGTGTCTGAATCTCCGTCTGTCTGAGCTCGCCAGCACTTTCATGGAGGGCAGGAGCAGGAACCAGGGCAGGGTTGTGGCAGGcttggtctgccaagtttctccaTCCCCCCACTTTCAGTCCCTTTGTCCCCATATCCTCTGGCCAGCAGGGCGTGTATGTGGCGGCCCACACTACCCATTGCACAGGTGTCTGGGTTCTGTCCCGGGTGCAGACAGGCCCTGTCCCGGGTCCTCCTCCGAGCTCTCACTCCACCTGCTTGGCCTAGTTTTCCAGCATCTGCTCACAGGTTCGGGCCACATCACTGAGCTTGAGGCGAGCGTAGTCCACTCGCTTCAGGGCCATCTGACAGTCCTTCCTCGAAGAGTAGCTGGAACCCTCATGGGGCTGCCCCGTGGCCACCTAGGGGACATTCACATTGATCGGTGAagcaccccttcccttccccatctccccacccaagcATCCGGTCTCctgtatcattttcttccttgagtGTGAATCCATTATGGCACATGGGCGGTGGCTGGGTGACCTCGGGtaaatcacttaacttcttttaacctcatctgtaaaatgtgggtaaCAACAACTACTTCCTAGAGCTGTTGTAGGAATAGACAATGCAGCGTCTGGCATGCTGCAAAATCTTAGCAAATGGTTGTTGCTGTTGTAATGACTTCAGAACCCTCTCGACCctgtcccttttctccacgtAACCACTTCAAACCCACGAGGTCAGGTCAAGTTTCTAAGTGCAAAGTCCTGTGGGTTTGGCATTGTTTACAAGTCCTTGGGAATTCCCTGTCCCAGTAGCTCATGTGATGCAGAGCAGTGAGGCAGGCGGGCCTGCCTTCAGGACTTTCTTTTTAGAAGGAGAAGCCAGCCCTGGAGAGGGGAGGTTCTGCCAAGGGTCATCCGGCTGGGTCGTGGGTGGTGCCAGTGTGGACGGCCAAGTCCCGTCTGGCTCCAAAGGTCAACGATCCCCGAAGGCTAACGCTTAGGCGGAGGGCCAGGCGGGCGCGCAGGACCTCCCAGCACACACACCTGGGTGAGGTAGCGGATCTGAGCCGACAGCTCCGCTTCCACGTGTTGCACCGACGCCGTGAAGGCCGCCGCCTGCCGGTCCAAGAGCCGCTCGTTGCTTTTCTCCTTGGACAATTCCAGGATCACGGTACCTGCGGGGCGGAGAGAGGGCGGGGCTGGCCGGGTGCTGCCCCGCCCCGGGACCCGCCCCGGGACCCGCCCCGCAGCGCGAGCACTCGGGCTCCCTCCCGTCCCCACTGCCTGGCGGCGGGCGGCGCAAGTACCGCCGTCGCGTCCCGAACCTGCATTCTGGAGGATGGCGCCGATTTCCCGCTCGATGTCTTCCAGGGCCCGCAGCCTCTCGTTCGCCAGGCTGTAGGTCGCCATGGTCACTCCGGGACTCCTCCGCGGGGTTTTCTTCTTCGGCGAAACTCGACGCTCGAGCCCGGAAGTGGCTGTCAGCTTGCGCCTGCGCAGGTCGCTCTCTAGCTGAGACTACAATTCCCAGGATGCTCAGCGCAGCCTCGCCTTGCTGGGGCGGGTGTAGTCACCCGGTGAACTACAACTCCCAGGGCGCCGTGCTCACGCCCCGGTctgcgccgccgccgccacctcgCGACCACCTGTGGTAAGAGGCGGTGGTGAAACATTTCATTCCTCGGACTGAGGTCATTCAGACCTGTCCGCTTTCGCGACACTGCCCTGGGGTATCTATTTGATTTCTTCTATGAGAATTTATCGCGCGTCTGCTGGTGCCGGGTGGCGATGGCGGCAGCTCTGGGGTGTCCCTCCGGACTGGACGGCCGTGGGCTCCGTCGGCGTCCGGCGAGGCCggggcagagcctgacttggtGAGTGTTGCGTTGTTCGTCCTAGCGCTTCCTCCTGGGCTGCAGCCCCACCGAAGCACAGGCTTGGCAATCTCAGCCTTTCCCCCTTTCCGCTTCCCTATTACGCGGTGGGGCCTGGGGGTCCGGAGGTGAaggggatggagccccacgtgacAGTGAGGTCGATGTTTGCCGAGAGGCACGCTCAGGGTGCACCTTCGGGAGCTCAGAGCGAGGATTTGGGGACGCAGCCTTGCCAGAATCGGGTCTTAGGGGTTAATTAACCCGGTGACCGGGAGGTTGGATGGAAAAGGGGATCAGCGCGGCAGGTGCATGGTGCTGAGAAGGGGCCTGCCCGGCCCAGCCCGAGTACAGCAAGGCGTTCGGCCCGGCCCCAGCGAGTGGAGTGTGGCAGCGGCCAGACTGAAGTGCGAGCCGGATCAGGAGAAGGCGGCTTGCAGGCTGAGTAATTTGGACTTTGTTCTGAAAGCACTTGAGAGCCCTTAAAGGATCTCCGAGAAGTGGATTATGACCAGGTTTACCTTTTTTGGAAAGATCCACCTCGACGGCCTATGGAAGGTTGAGAATGAAGCTAGTTCACACGGGGTTAGCAAATGGAGACTTTCAGATCAACTCGGGGATCCGGCATTCAACTCCACCCCTTTTTAAAATCCTAAGGAAATAACAAGGAGGATCGTATTAaggggtcaaagagagaggggaactaATTGCAAAACTTTAGATAGAAGCTGGAAAACAGAGCATCAGTGGTAACCGATTTAGTAGTGAAGTGGTAATTAAGCCGGCAgtaaagaaaaccctaaagcaACTTGATTCACtctttttagtaaattttttaatgtttgtttgtttttgagagagagacagagtgcgagttggggaggggcagagagagagagagagagagagagagagagagagacacagaatctgaagcaggctccaggctctgagatgtcagcgcagagccccacgcacaggaaccttgagatcatgacttgagcagaagtcggacgcttaactgaccgagccatccaggcaccccaatgtttatttttttgagagagagagagagagcgagcatgagcaggggaggggcagagaggggtggggggacagaggatccaaagtgggctctgagctgtcagcacagggcctgacacggggctggaactcatgaaccgcgagatcatgacctgagcagaagtcagacgctttaccgactgagccatccaggcgccctgcaacTTGATTCACTCTTAAATTAATGGTATCA from Panthera leo isolate Ple1 chromosome E1, P.leo_Ple1_pat1.1, whole genome shotgun sequence carries:
- the MED11 gene encoding mediator of RNA polymerase II transcription subunit 11, coding for MATYSLANERLRALEDIEREIGAILQNAGTVILELSKEKSNERLLDRQAAAFTASVQHVEAELSAQIRYLTQVATGQPHEGSSYSSRKDCQMALKRVDYARLKLSDVARTCEQMLEN